The following are encoded together in the Robertmurraya sp. FSL R5-0851 genome:
- the lgt gene encoding prolipoprotein diacylglyceryl transferase has product MESTIQPIDPVALSLGPIQIHWYGVIIGVGIALALFLAMREGERRGLHKDIFPDLMLWAIPIAIISARIYYVAFEWDYYSQNPGDIIKIWNGGIAIHGALIGSVITAIVFSRKRNISFWKLADIAAPSIIIGQAIGRWGNFINQEAHGGEVTRSFLDGLFLPEFIINQMYIDGTYYHPTFLYESIWNLLGFILLMSLRRVNLRQGEIFLSYVIWYSIGRFFVEGMRTDSLMLTESLRIAQTISIALIVIAVALFVYRRVKGYAKVRYLDQSV; this is encoded by the coding sequence ATGGAATCAACTATTCAACCGATTGACCCAGTTGCGTTGTCACTCGGTCCAATCCAGATCCATTGGTACGGTGTGATCATTGGGGTGGGAATTGCACTTGCATTGTTTTTAGCGATGCGAGAAGGTGAAAGAAGGGGGCTACATAAAGATATTTTCCCAGATTTGATGCTTTGGGCGATCCCTATTGCCATCATTTCAGCTCGTATTTATTATGTGGCATTTGAATGGGATTATTACTCGCAAAATCCAGGTGATATTATCAAGATTTGGAACGGTGGTATTGCGATTCATGGCGCACTCATCGGTTCGGTTATTACTGCGATTGTGTTTTCAAGGAAGAGAAATATTTCGTTTTGGAAGCTTGCGGATATTGCTGCCCCAAGTATTATCATTGGGCAAGCCATTGGTCGTTGGGGGAATTTTATCAACCAAGAGGCACATGGGGGCGAGGTAACGAGAAGCTTTTTAGATGGCTTATTCTTACCAGAGTTTATCATTAACCAAATGTATATTGATGGCACCTATTATCATCCAACCTTCTTATATGAATCAATCTGGAATCTTTTAGGTTTTATTTTATTAATGTCACTAAGAAGAGTGAATTTACGACAAGGTGAGATTTTCCTTTCCTATGTGATTTGGTATTCCATCGGTCGTTTCTTCGTGGAAGGAATGCGTACGGACAGCTTGATGTTAACAGAATCTTTACGTATTGCCCAAACGATTTCGATTGCCTTAATTGTTATAGCCGTTGCATTATTCGTTTATCGAAGAGTAAAAGGATACGCGAAGGTCCGGTATTTGGACCAGAGTGTGTAA